One Roseimaritima multifibrata DNA window includes the following coding sequences:
- a CDS encoding uracil-DNA glycosylase family protein, protein MKLPVLLKNIRQCRECGPHLALGTRPVVQAASEAKILIIGQAPGRRVHLSGIPWDDASGGRLRDWMGIQRDSFYDPAAVAIMPMGFCYPGSGKSGDLPPRRECARLWHQALLEQLTAIKLTLLIGAYAQAYYLPKESGSTLTENVKNWRSFAPTVFPLPHPSPRNNGWLKQNPWFANDVLPMLQQTTAELLNE, encoded by the coding sequence ATGAAACTTCCTGTGTTACTAAAGAACATTCGGCAGTGCCGAGAATGCGGACCGCATCTGGCGCTGGGAACTCGACCCGTCGTACAGGCTGCGTCCGAAGCAAAAATCTTGATCATCGGACAAGCCCCGGGGCGTCGAGTCCATTTGTCGGGCATCCCCTGGGACGATGCCAGCGGAGGTCGCCTGCGAGATTGGATGGGCATTCAACGCGATTCGTTTTATGATCCAGCTGCGGTTGCCATCATGCCGATGGGCTTCTGTTATCCGGGCAGCGGTAAATCAGGCGACTTGCCGCCAAGAAGAGAATGTGCCCGTCTGTGGCATCAAGCTTTGTTGGAACAGTTGACGGCAATCAAACTGACGCTGTTGATTGGTGCTTACGCGCAGGCCTATTATTTGCCGAAAGAAAGCGGGAGCACGCTTACCGAAAACGTGAAGAATTGGCGATCCTTTGCACCCACTGTTTTTCCGCTCCCGCATCCGAGTCCCCGAAACAACGGATGGCTGAAGCAGAATCCGTGGTTCGCCAACGATGTTCTGCCGATGCTTCAGCAAACCACCGCTGAACTTCTCAATGAATGA
- a CDS encoding sialidase family protein, whose product MPPADDVSQNFPYGITGKTPPSLTKVNYKGQKPYHKHRINLRVFQGCPQVEISEEGRLWATWFGSNIQAERAPVMKDQFSVIATSADDGKTWKEVFIFDPSELLGGGASDPILWKDPKGNIRFCGRRNIEFQVKDEFASSAWEFTMVDPEDEHTEWSKPRLLGNKLISAMKPLIFPDGTILRPMDDLKLVGKPDKVRIRFLKEDVDGKPLFVSEFPADNDAVFAEQMPIIRKDGSLFTFYRALKGQKFAESFDGGKSWKLGGYFPMQFSVNTKCILKTLPSGRVLLVANDVQVKAEKGKDVYFYNDENGKEQKLKKQVTSRTRMTAYLSDDDGKTFPHKMLLCDDGQISYPSTTLGKDGAIYIVYDQGRGVIGQQAVFLSKITEEDILAGEIVNAKSFLNNTVSRPSDHGGGRREGDRL is encoded by the coding sequence ATGCCGCCAGCCGACGATGTGTCGCAAAATTTCCCTTATGGGATTACGGGCAAGACGCCACCCTCTTTGACCAAAGTCAATTACAAGGGACAAAAGCCTTATCACAAGCACCGTATTAATTTGCGGGTCTTTCAAGGCTGTCCGCAGGTCGAGATCTCCGAAGAGGGACGGCTTTGGGCAACTTGGTTCGGATCGAACATCCAAGCCGAACGAGCGCCGGTCATGAAGGACCAATTCTCGGTCATCGCGACTTCCGCAGACGATGGCAAGACTTGGAAAGAGGTTTTTATCTTCGACCCTAGCGAGCTGCTTGGCGGGGGAGCATCGGATCCCATTTTGTGGAAAGACCCCAAGGGGAATATCCGCTTCTGCGGCCGGCGGAATATCGAGTTTCAAGTCAAAGATGAATTCGCGTCCTCGGCGTGGGAATTCACCATGGTTGACCCTGAAGACGAACATACGGAATGGAGTAAGCCGCGTCTGCTTGGAAACAAACTCATCTCAGCCATGAAACCGTTGATTTTTCCGGACGGCACCATTTTGCGCCCGATGGACGATCTCAAGCTAGTCGGCAAACCGGACAAGGTGCGGATTCGCTTTTTGAAAGAGGACGTCGATGGCAAGCCGCTATTCGTTTCTGAATTCCCGGCAGATAACGACGCGGTATTTGCGGAACAAATGCCCATCATCCGAAAAGACGGTAGCCTCTTTACCTTCTACCGCGCATTGAAGGGCCAGAAGTTTGCCGAATCTTTTGACGGTGGCAAGAGCTGGAAGCTGGGTGGTTATTTCCCGATGCAGTTCTCGGTCAACACAAAGTGCATCCTCAAAACACTTCCTTCAGGAAGAGTCTTACTAGTCGCAAACGACGTTCAGGTGAAAGCCGAGAAGGGCAAGGATGTTTATTTCTACAACGACGAGAATGGTAAAGAACAGAAGCTGAAAAAACAGGTGACTTCGAGGACTCGAATGACCGCCTACTTAAGTGACGACGACGGCAAAACTTTTCCACATAAAATGCTTTTATGTGACGATGGTCAGATCAGCTATCCTTCGACGACACTCGGTAAAGATGGGGCGATCTACATCGTCTACGACCAAGGGCGTGGCGTGATCGGCCAGCAGGCAGTCTTTTTGTCAAAGATTACAGAAGAAGATATTCTTGCGGGCGAAATCGTGAACGCCAAAAGCTTCTTGAACAACACCGTCAGCCGCCCTAGCGATCATGGAGGCGGACGCCGCGAAGGCGACAGACTCTAA
- a CDS encoding sigma-70 family RNA polymerase sigma factor, producing the protein MASNTQPDDSQIDAALLRVSRGDTAAFEVIIRRFERSLRTWLAVHAPPGVDVDDIAQRSFIAAFTRFSEFELGTNFEAWLFTIAKFQLRTETTRLRRIADYHTRYGPDLLQRELARRSDNSSEAWKMRLEYLQNCLGALDERPRRFVSWRYDEQISLDEMASRSGRSVPAVKKQLWKIRQMLQQCVEDRISAVEGGVT; encoded by the coding sequence ATGGCTTCAAATACACAACCTGACGATTCACAGATCGACGCGGCTTTACTGCGAGTTTCTCGCGGTGACACCGCCGCGTTTGAGGTGATTATCCGCCGATTTGAACGTTCCTTACGTACTTGGTTGGCTGTTCATGCACCGCCGGGTGTGGATGTCGATGATATCGCTCAACGTAGTTTTATCGCAGCATTTACGCGGTTTAGTGAATTCGAATTGGGAACGAACTTTGAAGCTTGGCTGTTTACGATCGCGAAGTTTCAATTGCGTACGGAAACAACTCGGCTTCGTCGGATTGCTGACTACCACACCCGCTACGGTCCCGATTTGCTCCAACGCGAGCTTGCCCGGCGAAGCGACAATTCCTCCGAAGCATGGAAGATGCGGTTGGAGTACTTGCAAAACTGTTTGGGGGCTCTGGATGAACGTCCGCGGCGGTTTGTTTCCTGGCGGTACGACGAACAGATCTCGTTGGATGAAATGGCAAGCCGCAGTGGTCGGTCGGTACCGGCCGTAAAAAAGCAGCTGTGGAAGATCCGGCAAATGCTTCAACAGTGCGTGGAAGATCGCATTTCTGCGGTCGAAGGAGGCGTCACGTGA
- a CDS encoding FecR domain-containing protein, whose product MSVQERFVELWTDYLEGDLEEAGLTALQELLAADDALVQQAADMFQTHRLLGLVTAEQFDSQEEFIRETLARLPANENDFSTQVMSKITNTVSTGTVQLPPSGRKTNTRSMVAVLLGGLALGAFAFLSVAHQSGDEGAGETIALAPSASQVRMASSSHAKFFGELAPPIGASLVPQREYVLMSGMVEVKFPAGASAIMEGPAVFHISSDESLALDVGRCSVHAPDGAEGFRVDTPNSRIVDRGTRFAVNVSESTETDVQVIEGAADIYDVDRDGHVDRRPSSETRLVIGEAKRFAKTGVDLTDSIPFDASSYRRSLPDRVVSYEATVGPDGGAENLVSVTVQRGGQMDEILVDDLIPAQVTYFHSATASAFLCGKATLPEPRVSVAADHSLVSGVINPPGSREALTESPVMEGDNKTPGMAIGFERAVVNGPGADVVLFDLQTFVNPPDGDPFHVSPLVFREGLRSHTISKYDLTMESPESLNLTDFHVHFFDETPDSLAKLNSLNTRAHQQAINFRGLAVGIDLSDLGYAEGEAVSGLFIQDALDDPHHVDPVFIGGLPEVK is encoded by the coding sequence GTGAGTGTTCAAGAACGTTTTGTGGAACTCTGGACCGATTACCTCGAAGGGGATCTTGAAGAGGCTGGTCTGACTGCATTGCAAGAATTGCTTGCGGCGGACGATGCGCTTGTCCAGCAGGCGGCCGATATGTTTCAGACGCATCGTTTGTTGGGGTTGGTGACGGCGGAACAATTTGATTCGCAAGAGGAATTCATTCGCGAGACGCTTGCTCGGTTGCCAGCCAATGAAAACGATTTTTCCACGCAGGTGATGTCGAAGATAACCAATACGGTTTCGACAGGAACGGTTCAGTTGCCACCCAGCGGTCGCAAAACCAACACGCGATCGATGGTTGCGGTTCTGTTGGGGGGCCTTGCTTTGGGGGCCTTTGCCTTTCTGTCTGTTGCGCATCAATCGGGCGATGAAGGTGCGGGTGAAACGATCGCATTGGCACCGTCTGCCAGTCAGGTGCGAATGGCCAGCAGTTCCCACGCCAAGTTCTTTGGTGAACTTGCTCCGCCCATCGGGGCTTCGTTGGTGCCGCAACGTGAATATGTCTTGATGAGCGGGATGGTCGAAGTGAAATTTCCTGCAGGGGCTTCGGCGATCATGGAAGGTCCGGCAGTGTTTCACATCTCGTCGGATGAGAGTCTGGCATTGGATGTCGGACGCTGTTCCGTTCACGCTCCGGATGGTGCGGAAGGTTTTCGCGTCGACACGCCCAATTCACGTATTGTTGATCGTGGGACGCGATTTGCCGTCAACGTATCGGAGTCGACGGAAACGGATGTTCAAGTCATCGAAGGGGCAGCAGATATCTACGATGTCGATCGAGATGGCCATGTGGATCGTCGTCCGTCTTCCGAAACTCGGTTGGTGATCGGTGAAGCGAAACGTTTCGCGAAAACCGGTGTCGATTTGACCGATTCGATTCCGTTTGATGCCAGCAGTTACCGGCGTTCGCTACCGGACCGAGTGGTTTCGTACGAAGCGACGGTTGGTCCCGATGGTGGGGCTGAGAATCTTGTCAGCGTGACCGTTCAACGAGGCGGCCAAATGGATGAGATTTTGGTCGATGATTTGATTCCTGCTCAGGTGACCTATTTCCATTCCGCAACGGCCTCCGCATTCCTTTGCGGCAAAGCAACGCTTCCGGAACCACGAGTATCGGTTGCAGCGGATCATAGCTTGGTGAGCGGAGTCATTAATCCACCCGGCAGTCGTGAAGCGTTGACAGAGTCACCTGTGATGGAAGGTGACAATAAGACACCTGGAATGGCGATCGGTTTTGAGCGGGCTGTTGTGAACGGGCCTGGTGCAGATGTGGTCCTGTTTGATCTGCAAACCTTCGTTAATCCTCCTGATGGGGACCCGTTTCATGTTAGTCCGCTGGTGTTTAGGGAAGGCTTGCGCTCGCATACGATTTCCAAATATGATTTGACGATGGAATCGCCCGAATCCCTCAACCTGACGGACTTTCACGTTCACTTTTTTGATGAAACGCCCGACTCCTTAGCGAAACTTAATTCACTCAACACACGGGCCCATCAGCAGGCGATCAATTTTCGCGGCTTGGCTGTAGGGATTGATCTCTCCGACTTGGGATACGCTGAAGGGGAAGCAGTATCAGGGTTATTCATTCAGGATGCGCTTGACGACCCACACCACGTTGACCCTGTCTTCATTGGTGGATTGCCGGAAGTGAAATGA
- a CDS encoding 2Fe-2S iron-sulfur cluster-binding protein: MSDTSSKHDCCSITVILLNGQERVVQFRPHAYNNLMELIVNELYEDIGDCKGHAWCGTCHVQIVSGELTEEMNRDETMTLENLPNTITSSRLACQIMTDELIDTMVFRVLGDV, translated from the coding sequence ATGTCGGATACATCCTCAAAACATGATTGTTGTTCGATCACGGTCATTCTTTTGAATGGACAGGAACGGGTCGTTCAATTTAGGCCGCACGCCTACAACAATTTGATGGAATTGATCGTCAACGAGTTGTACGAGGACATTGGTGATTGCAAAGGGCACGCGTGGTGCGGAACCTGTCACGTCCAGATCGTGTCGGGTGAGCTAACCGAAGAAATGAATCGCGACGAAACGATGACGCTAGAAAATCTTCCCAACACCATCACGTCCAGTCGGTTGGCATGTCAGATCATGACCGACGAGCTGATCGACACGATGGTATTTCGCGTACTCGGCGATGTCTAA
- a CDS encoding thioredoxin domain-containing protein: MLHTEPHDNIEKNRVDIAERRPWYFPRSGAVLMMLIVWGAVVGAGIGVLWSYEHKPGTVHPTLAVWPAESEIPASQSRPTLVLFAHPKCPCTRASIGELARIMAARTGNVRAYAVFVKPLGASHEAAWEKTDLWNSAQQIPGVTAIVDIDGVEAKRFRAETSGFVVLYDHTGKLQFSGGITASRGHSGDNLGRSTIVALLTGGAAQTNNTKAFGCGLATNLGGQEQKCCHH, from the coding sequence ATGTTGCACACAGAACCTCACGACAACATCGAAAAAAACCGGGTCGACATCGCGGAGCGTCGGCCGTGGTACTTCCCACGTAGTGGAGCGGTGCTAATGATGTTGATTGTCTGGGGCGCCGTCGTAGGTGCTGGGATTGGAGTTCTATGGAGTTATGAACATAAGCCAGGAACGGTCCATCCAACACTAGCGGTATGGCCGGCAGAATCGGAGATTCCCGCTTCTCAAAGTCGACCGACGCTGGTTTTATTTGCTCATCCGAAGTGTCCCTGCACACGGGCTAGCATCGGTGAACTTGCTCGAATCATGGCCGCCCGCACGGGCAATGTTCGAGCCTACGCGGTCTTTGTGAAACCATTGGGAGCTTCGCATGAAGCCGCATGGGAAAAGACCGATCTTTGGAATTCGGCGCAGCAGATTCCCGGAGTGACCGCGATAGTCGATATCGATGGCGTCGAAGCAAAACGCTTTCGTGCAGAGACCTCCGGATTCGTGGTTCTTTATGACCACACCGGCAAATTGCAATTCAGCGGCGGAATCACTGCGTCGCGTGGGCATAGCGGTGACAATCTTGGACGGTCCACGATTGTCGCTCTTTTGACGGGTGGGGCCGCTCAGACGAACAACACAAAGGCCTTTGGGTGCGGGTTGGCTACAAATTTGGGTGGGCAGGAGCAAAAATGTTGTCATCACTAA
- a CDS encoding alpha/beta hydrolase — MKYLFNAAPFVISCLMVAGFARPIDAQKSDAPVKTLILPGESFLINDRPAFIFWPEESKRKTPQPWVMYGPTLPAYPDSHEKWMHQQFLDAGVAVAGIDVGEAYGSPASQEAFTALYDELTQQRGFAPKPCLLGRSRGGLWTSSWAIRNTDKVAGISGIYPVFDLRTYPGLPNAASAYGLSPDQLEQSLDRHNPIAQAEKLAAAKIPIYIIHGDLDHVVPLDRNSAALAKIYQQANAEDVLEIAVPHGQGHNYWPGFFHCQSLVDFTIQRSLEGVGQKRVGQTRAGKSKQTSPDSAIVYKDLEYARVGKKSLLLDLYFPKTADAPVPVVVWIHGGGWKNGSKDRCPATWLVEHGYAVASINYRLIDEAQWPAQIEDCRAAIRWLRENADGFQLDAKHIGAWGGSAGAHLAALVGTLDAPLDETTSSRVQAVCDWYGPTDLLTMPPNVLGNGRTLQEIANSNGAQLLGKTVREVPERAKQASAFYQVSADDPPFLIMHGEKDPGVPIDQSRRLHEKLKAANVPSSFHVIPNAGHGGKEFQTPQVRQIVQDFFHQTLK; from the coding sequence ATGAAGTACCTTTTCAACGCAGCCCCTTTCGTGATCAGCTGTCTAATGGTGGCAGGGTTCGCACGTCCCATCGACGCTCAAAAAAGCGATGCGCCCGTAAAAACTTTGATTCTTCCTGGCGAATCGTTCTTGATCAACGATCGGCCGGCTTTCATTTTTTGGCCCGAAGAATCCAAACGAAAAACTCCTCAGCCGTGGGTTATGTATGGCCCAACGCTGCCCGCCTATCCCGACAGCCACGAAAAGTGGATGCACCAACAGTTTCTTGACGCCGGAGTCGCGGTCGCGGGAATCGACGTCGGGGAAGCCTACGGAAGCCCTGCCTCCCAGGAAGCTTTCACAGCACTCTACGACGAACTAACCCAACAGCGTGGCTTTGCACCGAAACCCTGCCTGCTGGGACGAAGCCGAGGTGGGTTATGGACCAGCAGTTGGGCCATTCGCAACACCGATAAAGTCGCCGGCATTTCCGGAATCTATCCGGTCTTCGATCTGCGAACGTACCCCGGTCTTCCCAACGCTGCCTCCGCCTACGGCCTCTCGCCAGATCAGCTGGAACAGTCACTCGACAGACACAATCCCATCGCCCAAGCCGAAAAGCTTGCCGCCGCGAAGATTCCGATCTACATCATTCATGGAGACCTAGATCACGTCGTTCCGCTTGACCGAAATTCTGCGGCCCTTGCCAAAATCTACCAACAAGCGAACGCGGAGGATGTCTTGGAAATCGCGGTTCCCCATGGGCAAGGGCATAACTACTGGCCGGGGTTCTTTCATTGCCAAAGCCTGGTCGACTTCACGATCCAAAGATCCCTAGAAGGTGTAGGTCAAAAGCGTGTGGGTCAAACGCGTGCAGGCAAAAGCAAACAAACATCGCCCGACTCGGCAATCGTTTACAAAGATTTAGAATATGCCCGCGTGGGGAAGAAAAGCCTACTGCTTGATTTGTACTTTCCCAAAACGGCTGACGCCCCGGTCCCCGTGGTAGTTTGGATTCATGGCGGTGGGTGGAAAAATGGAAGCAAGGACCGCTGTCCAGCAACTTGGTTGGTTGAACATGGGTACGCGGTCGCAAGTATCAACTACCGATTGATCGACGAAGCCCAGTGGCCGGCGCAGATCGAAGACTGCCGAGCCGCGATTCGTTGGTTACGTGAAAACGCCGATGGCTTTCAACTGGATGCCAAGCATATAGGAGCCTGGGGAGGTTCGGCCGGAGCTCATCTGGCCGCCCTAGTCGGAACACTGGACGCTCCCTTGGACGAGACGACTTCAAGCCGAGTCCAAGCCGTCTGCGATTGGTATGGCCCAACGGACCTATTAACAATGCCGCCGAACGTCTTGGGAAACGGCCGCACCTTACAAGAGATCGCAAATTCCAATGGGGCGCAGTTGCTGGGCAAAACGGTCCGCGAGGTTCCGGAACGGGCCAAACAGGCTAGCGCGTTCTATCAGGTCTCCGCCGACGATCCACCTTTTCTGATCATGCACGGCGAAAAAGATCCAGGCGTTCCGATCGACCAAAGCCGCCGTTTGCACGAAAAACTCAAAGCCGCAAACGTACCTTCCAGCTTTCATGTCATTCCAAACGCAGGACATGGAGGCAAAGAATTCCAAACGCCCCAGGTCCGTCAAATCGTCCAAGACTTCTTTCACCAGACGCTAAAGTAG
- a CDS encoding response regulator yields the protein MQEEPLRSQKKAVILLVEDDPGDQELTRRALKHESIRIDLRIVNDGEQAMAYLLRNGGYEDPVHSPTPDLILLDLNMPKMNGREVLIDLKKCQRLARIPVVVLTTSEQEADILRSYDLGCNSYIQKPVDIDQFVQSVRQLGTYWFSVVTLPSAVRPI from the coding sequence ATGCAAGAAGAACCGTTGAGAAGCCAAAAGAAAGCCGTGATTCTGCTGGTCGAAGACGACCCCGGGGATCAGGAATTAACGCGTCGCGCGCTTAAACACGAATCGATCCGTATTGATCTGCGAATTGTCAACGACGGGGAGCAGGCGATGGCCTATCTGCTTCGAAACGGTGGATATGAAGATCCCGTGCACTCGCCGACGCCTGATTTGATTCTTCTGGATCTAAATATGCCCAAAATGAATGGGCGTGAAGTGTTGATCGATCTGAAAAAATGCCAGCGATTGGCACGCATTCCCGTTGTCGTGCTGACGACCAGCGAACAGGAAGCGGACATTCTCCGCAGCTACGATTTGGGATGCAATTCCTACATCCAAAAGCCGGTCGACATTGACCAATTCGTACAATCCGTGCGTCAACTTGGGACTTACTGGTTTTCTGTCGTGACTTTGCCTTCGGCGGTTAGGCCGATCTAG
- a CDS encoding exo-alpha-sialidase — MPNQVSFVRQTVLALTIGCLIASFLLSYPSTTHAQDVDPESVLGDTTMPPADDVSQNFPYGITGKTPPSLTKVNYKGQKPYHKHRINLRVFQGCPQVEISEEGRLWATWFGSNVQAERAPFHEDQFSVISTSADDGKTWKEVFIFDPSEMLDGGASDPMLWKDPQGNIRFIGLRNIDFKGKDEFASSAWEFTMLDPENEHTAWTKPRLLGNKNISVMKPLIFPDGTIMRSMDDFKLVGKPDKVRIRFLKEGVDGKPIFVSELPADNDAGFAEQMPIIRKDGSLFTFYRAKKGQKFAESFDGGKNWKLGGYYPMQFSINTKCILKTLPSGRVLLVANDVQMKKEGGKNKYYYTDDSGQERILDKNPTSRTRMTAFLSDDDGKTFPHKMLLSDDGQISYPSATVGKDGAIYIVYDQGRGVIGQHAVFLSKITEEDILAGEVVNTESFLNNTVSRPSDHGGGRRKGDKL, encoded by the coding sequence ATGCCAAACCAAGTTTCGTTCGTTCGCCAAACCGTTCTAGCTTTAACGATTGGCTGTCTGATCGCCAGCTTTCTACTTAGCTATCCGTCGACGACCCACGCCCAAGACGTCGATCCCGAATCGGTGCTGGGCGACACCACCATGCCGCCAGCCGACGACGTGTCGCAGAATTTCCCGTACGGGATTACGGGCAAGACGCCACCCTCTTTGACCAAAGTCAATTACAAGGGACAAAAGCCTTATCACAAGCACCGTATTAATTTGCGGGTCTTTCAAGGCTGTCCGCAGGTCGAGATTTCCGAAGAGGGCCGGCTTTGGGCAACTTGGTTTGGGTCGAATGTCCAAGCCGAACGAGCGCCTTTTCACGAGGACCAGTTCTCGGTCATCTCCACCTCTGCAGATGATGGCAAGACTTGGAAGGAAGTCTTTATCTTCGACCCCAGCGAAATGCTTGATGGGGGCGCATCGGACCCGATGCTGTGGAAAGATCCCCAGGGCAATATCCGCTTCATCGGCCTTCGAAACATCGATTTTAAAGGCAAGGACGAATTCGCCTCTTCCGCATGGGAATTTACCATGCTCGACCCCGAAAACGAACATACCGCTTGGACCAAGCCGCGTCTGCTTGGAAACAAAAACATCTCTGTCATGAAGCCGCTCATTTTCCCTGACGGCACAATCATGCGCTCCATGGACGACTTTAAACTTGTCGGCAAACCCGACAAAGTTCGAATTCGCTTTTTGAAAGAGGGCGTCGACGGTAAGCCAATATTTGTTTCTGAATTGCCTGCAGATAACGACGCGGGTTTTGCGGAGCAGATGCCTATCATTCGAAAAGATGGCAGCCTGTTCACTTTCTACCGTGCCAAAAAGGGACAGAAATTTGCCGAATCCTTTGACGGTGGCAAGAACTGGAAGCTTGGGGGCTATTACCCGATGCAGTTCTCGATCAACACCAAGTGCATCCTCAAAACGCTCCCATCAGGCAGAGTGTTGTTGGTTGCAAACGACGTCCAGATGAAAAAGGAAGGCGGAAAAAACAAATATTATTACACCGACGATAGCGGTCAGGAACGCATCCTGGATAAAAACCCGACGTCGCGGACTCGCATGACCGCTTTCTTAAGCGACGACGACGGGAAAACGTTTCCCCACAAAATGCTTTTGTCGGACGATGGCCAGATCAGTTACCCCTCGGCGACCGTCGGTAAAGATGGAGCTATCTACATCGTTTACGACCAAGGGCGAGGCGTGATCGGGCAGCACGCGGTCTTTTTGTCAAAGATAACGGAGGAAGATATTCTTGCGGGCGAGGTTGTGAACACTGAAAGCTTTTTGAACAACACCGTAAGCCGTCCCAGCGATCATGGTGGCGGACGCCGCAAAGGGGACAAACTCTAA
- a CDS encoding sensor histidine kinase translates to MLSSLNTSISAVESARAEELLRDQQQTLHTRTDRVFATLMVFQWVAGIAAAVWLSPHTWTGAMSETHLHVWAAVFLGGAITAAPVLLVWLQPGHVLTRHVVAVGQMLTSGLLIHLSGGRIEAHFHIFGSLAFLACYRDWRVMVTATLVIIGDHWIRGWLWPESVYGVLSGASMRSLEHTGWIVFEDIFLFVTIRHSVLDMSRNASIQARLESINSQIEQEVRRRTEQLSQSVAKTVIASRKLLEANNMLEERNDELDQFTYIASHDLQEPVRKLVSFSQLLEQDIDGELNEDAQRDLGFIVDAAKRMKTLVQALLDFSRIGRSAMQQQSVDLNHCIDDALFALDLRIQETDATITRDEFPIVVGDQMMLTQLYQNLISNALKFIKDKTPQIHLTASCVNDRWVFGVRDNGIGMKKEYTDRIFQPFQRLHGRSEYEGTGIGLSICKKTVQRHEGDIWVESELGAGSHFLFSLQTHQPEPVPVAPVGVGSAALEIAPVSAS, encoded by the coding sequence ATGTTGTCATCACTAAATACAAGTATTTCCGCAGTGGAGTCTGCACGAGCCGAGGAACTGCTGCGCGACCAACAACAGACTCTTCACACTCGTACCGATCGAGTGTTTGCAACGTTGATGGTTTTTCAGTGGGTTGCCGGGATCGCGGCGGCGGTATGGTTGTCCCCGCACACCTGGACCGGGGCGATGAGCGAGACTCACTTGCACGTATGGGCTGCGGTTTTTCTAGGTGGAGCGATTACCGCTGCGCCCGTTTTGTTGGTCTGGCTGCAACCTGGACATGTATTGACCCGCCATGTGGTCGCGGTCGGTCAAATGTTGACTTCTGGGCTATTGATTCATCTAAGCGGAGGCCGCATTGAGGCCCATTTTCATATTTTTGGCTCGCTTGCGTTTCTCGCCTGCTATCGGGACTGGCGGGTGATGGTGACGGCAACGCTTGTCATTATCGGCGATCACTGGATCCGCGGTTGGTTATGGCCCGAGTCGGTTTATGGTGTTCTGTCTGGGGCGTCGATGCGGTCCCTTGAGCATACCGGTTGGATTGTCTTTGAGGATATCTTCCTGTTTGTGACGATTCGCCACAGCGTGTTGGACATGAGCCGCAACGCCAGCATTCAGGCTCGGTTGGAATCGATCAATTCACAAATCGAGCAGGAGGTACGGCGTCGCACCGAGCAACTAAGCCAGTCGGTGGCCAAAACGGTTATCGCCAGTCGAAAATTGTTGGAAGCCAACAACATGCTAGAAGAACGCAATGACGAACTTGATCAATTTACGTACATTGCCAGTCACGATCTTCAAGAGCCTGTTCGTAAACTGGTTTCCTTCAGTCAATTGCTGGAACAAGACATTGATGGCGAATTGAATGAGGATGCCCAACGTGACCTGGGGTTCATCGTCGACGCGGCGAAGCGAATGAAGACTCTGGTTCAAGCATTGCTCGATTTCTCGCGTATCGGACGATCTGCTATGCAACAACAAAGCGTTGACCTAAATCACTGCATCGATGACGCGTTGTTTGCCCTCGACTTGCGTATTCAGGAGACCGATGCCACGATTACTCGCGACGAATTTCCTATCGTTGTCGGCGATCAGATGATGTTGACGCAGCTTTATCAGAATCTGATTAGCAATGCGTTGAAATTCATTAAGGATAAAACACCTCAAATTCATTTGACCGCATCCTGCGTAAACGACCGTTGGGTCTTTGGCGTCCGCGACAATGGTATCGGGATGAAAAAAGAATACACGGATCGAATATTCCAGCCGTTCCAGCGGCTGCACGGACGCAGCGAGTACGAGGGGACGGGGATCGGTCTGTCGATCTGCAAGAAGACTGTCCAGCGTCATGAGGGAGATATCTGGGTAGAATCCGAACTGGGGGCAGGATCGCATTTCTTGTTCAGCTTGCAAACCCATCAGCCTGAACCTGTCCCAGTAGCGCCCGTGGGCGTTGGCAGTGCCGCATTGGAGATTGCCCCCGTATCGGCGTCATAA